A genomic window from Luteitalea sp. includes:
- a CDS encoding molybdopterin-dependent oxidoreductase: MSDSIVGQSVRRVGGVERVTGQQRYTADIRFEHELHVKLVHLDCARARIKAIDTAAAARVKGVHSVLTADDLPQPMPRYGPVEMDRPVLAVEETKFFGEPVAVVAAETLDAAEAAAGLVRVEYEPLPAVLTVTDALDPASPLVRDPALRPNDPLAHTNTLREWDFGWGDPGHAPTDCIVENEYTFPMVTHFAIEPHAFLAVADHDGVSIWSPTQHPFVLQRVVAAVLGWPLSKVRIVAPDPGGGFGGKGWPKFEPLVAFLALKTRRPVRLVLTLEETFQAARRTSAVVHARTGFDRGGRILFQDLTANFLLGAYADIGVRVVSKASYAGCGPYRTPHARVRARALLSHTTSSTAFRGFGTPQMSWATESQLNEAARQLGLDPLEIRLRNVAQKGEAFIPNDTPCDGDWAGALQLAADAIGWTTPLPKHRARGISLGLKSSSTASASFAQTRLHYDGSATILSGTSDMGQGARTIFAQIAAEELGIPIERISIVMGDTSTVPYDSSTSASRSSVFMGQAVQNACRDIKAQLRTMAAETFSLSEELISVEPGVVRVPDHVLPYAELLRRYFASTRGEVVGLGHKRSRFIEEHPLGGKPVFWELMCAAVEVEVDVETGMSGVHRLFLVSDIGKALNPMQVESQDEGAAIMGLGHTFMEQLLLDERGRIRNLGALDYRIPTIQDTPRHLESILIENGDGPGPFGAKGAGEGGILAIAAAVGAAVNEAAGVTIRDLPLTPERIWRAVRDKASPESVAPAPADTTSAVPVGGAGAKSAR, translated from the coding sequence ATGAGCGACTCGATCGTCGGTCAGTCCGTGAGGCGCGTCGGTGGCGTCGAGCGCGTCACCGGTCAGCAGCGCTACACGGCTGACATCCGGTTCGAGCACGAGCTGCATGTCAAGCTCGTGCATCTCGATTGCGCCCGCGCACGAATCAAGGCCATTGATACGGCCGCGGCGGCACGAGTGAAAGGCGTCCACTCCGTGTTGACGGCCGACGATCTTCCGCAACCGATGCCGCGATACGGTCCGGTGGAGATGGATCGTCCCGTGCTGGCGGTGGAGGAGACGAAGTTCTTCGGCGAGCCGGTCGCGGTTGTCGCAGCGGAGACGCTCGATGCCGCCGAAGCTGCGGCAGGACTGGTGCGCGTGGAGTACGAGCCGCTGCCTGCCGTGCTGACGGTGACCGACGCTCTCGACCCTGCGTCTCCCTTGGTACGCGATCCTGCGCTGCGTCCCAACGATCCCCTCGCGCACACGAACACGCTCAGAGAGTGGGATTTCGGCTGGGGCGATCCAGGCCACGCGCCCACTGACTGCATCGTGGAGAACGAGTACACGTTCCCAATGGTCACGCACTTCGCCATCGAGCCACACGCGTTTCTAGCCGTGGCAGACCACGATGGCGTCTCCATCTGGAGCCCGACGCAGCATCCCTTTGTGCTGCAGCGGGTGGTGGCCGCCGTATTGGGATGGCCGCTGTCCAAGGTGCGCATTGTCGCCCCGGACCCGGGAGGCGGGTTCGGTGGCAAGGGGTGGCCCAAGTTCGAGCCGCTGGTCGCCTTTCTGGCGCTGAAGACCCGGCGGCCGGTCCGGTTGGTGCTGACGCTCGAAGAAACGTTTCAGGCGGCGCGTCGTACGTCCGCCGTTGTCCATGCGCGTACGGGCTTCGATCGCGGCGGGCGGATCCTGTTCCAGGATCTGACCGCCAATTTCCTGCTCGGCGCATACGCGGACATCGGCGTTCGCGTGGTCAGCAAGGCGAGCTACGCGGGCTGCGGTCCCTATCGCACGCCACACGCACGCGTCCGCGCGCGCGCGCTGCTCTCGCATACGACCTCGAGCACCGCGTTCCGTGGCTTCGGTACCCCACAGATGTCGTGGGCCACCGAGTCGCAGCTCAATGAGGCGGCTCGTCAGCTCGGCCTGGACCCGCTCGAGATCCGGCTTCGAAACGTGGCGCAGAAGGGAGAAGCGTTCATTCCGAACGACACCCCGTGCGACGGGGACTGGGCAGGAGCGCTGCAACTCGCCGCAGACGCCATCGGCTGGACGACGCCCCTCCCCAAGCATCGCGCGCGCGGCATCTCGCTGGGACTGAAGAGCTCGTCGACCGCGTCGGCGTCGTTCGCACAGACGCGTCTCCACTACGACGGCAGTGCCACGATCCTCTCGGGCACGTCCGACATGGGGCAGGGCGCACGCACCATCTTCGCGCAGATCGCGGCGGAGGAGTTGGGGATCCCAATCGAGCGAATCTCGATCGTCATGGGCGATACCTCGACGGTTCCCTATGACTCGTCGACATCCGCCAGCCGATCGTCAGTCTTCATGGGACAGGCGGTGCAGAACGCGTGTCGCGATATCAAGGCGCAGCTCAGGACCATGGCGGCTGAAACGTTCTCCCTGTCGGAGGAGCTCATCTCCGTCGAGCCGGGCGTCGTGCGCGTGCCCGATCATGTGCTGCCGTATGCGGAGCTCTTGCGCCGGTACTTCGCGTCCACACGCGGCGAGGTTGTCGGCCTGGGCCACAAGCGCAGCCGATTCATCGAAGAGCATCCACTCGGTGGGAAGCCGGTGTTCTGGGAGCTGATGTGCGCCGCGGTGGAGGTAGAGGTCGATGTCGAGACTGGCATGAGCGGCGTTCATCGGCTCTTCCTGGTCAGTGACATCGGCAAGGCGCTGAATCCCATGCAGGTCGAGTCCCAAGACGAGGGCGCGGCCATCATGGGACTGGGACATACGTTCATGGAGCAACTGTTGCTCGACGAACGCGGGCGCATCCGGAATCTGGGGGCGCTCGACTACCGGATTCCGACGATTCAGGACACGCCCCGCCATCTCGAGTCCATTTTGATTGAGAACGGCGACGGCCCGGGGCCATTCGGCGCCAAGGGGGCCGGTGAGGGTGGCATTCTCGCGATTGCCGCCGCGGTCGGCGCGGCCGTCAACGAGGCAGCTGGCGTCACGATTCGTGACCTGCCACTCACGCCGGAACGCATCTGGCGGGCGGTCAGGGACAAGGCGAGTCCCGAGAGCGTCGCGCCCGCGCCCGCCGATACGACCAGCGCCGTTCCCGTCGGCGGCGCGGGCGCCAAGAGTGCCCGTTGA
- a CDS encoding DUF4440 domain-containing protein, translating into MLTACLASGYGSPANAQVAAAPVADVSPPAAADGDATTDITREVVQRHLKTFGAGDLEGVLADYADDAVMFTPNGPIEGKEALRSTFTELIAEWGQPGTTFNLQQERYEGEHGYTLWTAETSANVYELGMDGFVVRDGKIVAQFFGAKVTPKK; encoded by the coding sequence ATGCTGACGGCGTGTCTTGCGAGCGGGTACGGATCGCCGGCCAATGCGCAGGTCGCCGCCGCGCCGGTTGCCGACGTGTCGCCTCCTGCTGCAGCCGACGGGGACGCCACGACGGACATCACGCGGGAAGTGGTGCAGCGCCACCTGAAGACATTTGGCGCCGGCGATCTCGAAGGCGTGCTGGCAGACTATGCGGACGATGCGGTCATGTTCACGCCGAATGGTCCCATCGAGGGGAAGGAAGCACTCCGGTCGACGTTTACCGAGCTCATTGCCGAGTGGGGCCAGCCCGGCACGACCTTCAACCTGCAGCAGGAGCGGTACGAGGGCGAGCACGGGTACACCCTGTGGACGGCTGAAACGAGCGCCAATGTCTACGAGCTCGGGATGGACGGCTTCGTCGTGCGCGATGGCAAGATTGTCGCGCAGTTCTTTGGTGCCAAGGTCACTCCTAAGAAATAG
- a CDS encoding HAD-IA family hydrolase, with protein MSRIATIFFDVGGVCLTNGWDTDARRSAALHFSLDLEEIEQRHQALIDAFERGEQSLDGYLDHVVFHRHRSFSRDAFTRFMQAQSQPHDSVLSLLRNLASAGSYRLATINNESRELNRYRIDTFRLRDIFRAFFSSCYLGGRKPDARIYEMALDVMQAEPATSLFVDDREENVLAARALGMHTVHVTDPRGLAEQLLDAGVEVARSGR; from the coding sequence ATGAGTCGCATAGCCACGATCTTCTTCGACGTCGGCGGCGTCTGCCTCACGAACGGCTGGGACACCGACGCCCGTCGATCCGCCGCGCTACATTTTTCTCTCGACCTCGAGGAGATCGAGCAACGACACCAGGCGCTGATCGACGCCTTCGAGCGTGGCGAGCAGTCGCTGGATGGGTATCTCGATCACGTGGTCTTCCACCGGCATCGATCATTTTCGCGCGACGCCTTCACCAGATTCATGCAGGCGCAATCGCAGCCCCACGACTCGGTGCTGAGCCTGCTCCGAAACCTCGCGTCAGCGGGATCCTACAGGCTGGCCACGATCAACAACGAGTCGCGCGAGCTGAATCGCTATCGCATTGACACGTTTCGGCTCCGCGACATCTTCCGCGCGTTCTTCAGCTCCTGCTACCTGGGGGGCCGCAAGCCTGACGCGCGGATCTACGAGATGGCCCTCGATGTCATGCAGGCGGAGCCCGCAACCAGCCTGTTCGTGGATGACCGGGAAGAGAACGTGCTCGCGGCGCGGGCCCTCGGCATGCACACGGTCCATGTGACGGATCCCCGCGGCCTCGCTGAGCAGCTGCTCGACGCAGGCGTGGAGGTCGCGAGGTCCGGACGTTGA
- a CDS encoding cyclic nucleotide-binding domain-containing protein: MTAQQQRAFDVQAFLDSAGVARRIKAYRPRDVIFSQGDACETVNYIQKGSVKLSVLSKTGKEAVVAMLGPGDFLGEGALAGQPLRMATATAMAKTTVLLIDTQHMIHLLHDQPDLSDRFIAYMLARNSRVEADLVDQLFNSSEKRLARTLLLLARYGKEDKPHRVLPKIPQETLAEMVGTTRSRVNFFMNKFRKLGFIEYNGELRINDSLISVVLHD, translated from the coding sequence GTGACGGCACAGCAGCAGCGCGCCTTCGACGTTCAGGCGTTTCTCGATTCGGCGGGCGTGGCGAGAAGGATCAAGGCGTACCGACCAAGAGACGTCATCTTCTCGCAGGGTGACGCCTGCGAGACCGTCAACTACATTCAGAAAGGCAGTGTGAAGCTTTCGGTGCTCTCCAAGACGGGTAAGGAAGCCGTCGTGGCGATGCTGGGGCCTGGCGACTTCTTGGGTGAAGGGGCCCTCGCGGGTCAACCGCTCCGCATGGCGACCGCGACCGCCATGGCAAAGACCACCGTCCTCCTGATCGACACACAGCACATGATTCACCTGCTGCACGACCAGCCTGATCTCTCGGATCGGTTCATCGCCTACATGCTGGCGCGGAACAGCCGCGTGGAAGCCGATCTCGTCGATCAGCTGTTCAATTCCAGCGAGAAACGGCTGGCCCGTACGCTCCTCCTGCTGGCACGCTACGGCAAGGAGGACAAGCCACACCGAGTGCTGCCAAAGATCCCTCAGGAGACGCTTGCGGAGATGGTCGGCACCACACGCTCACGCGTGAACTTCTTCATGAACAAGTTCCGGAAGCTTGGGTTCATCGAGTACAACGGCGAGCTCAGAATCAACGACTCCCTCATCAGCGTCGTTTTGCACGACTGA
- a CDS encoding thioredoxin reductase, translating to MLAACCSCGTARWYSSADINAQPRSVVMMSDRGSSSCGSKLKVAVLATGVVDELPQVEGLAQRWGQSVFHCPYCHGYELHNGRIGVLAVGPVSHHHAMMLPDWGQVTLFTNGLFVPDQAQTAALSARGVVIEAERVVRIVDTATIELADGRLLPFDGLFASSRTRAASPVAEQLGCAFDEGAVGPFIRTDASKETTVAGVFACGDVARATGSVAMAVGDGAQAGIAAHRSLIFADG from the coding sequence ATGCTGGCCGCATGCTGCAGCTGCGGGACCGCGCGATGGTACTCGTCGGCCGACATCAACGCCCAACCGAGATCCGTGGTGATGATGAGCGACAGGGGATCGAGCTCGTGTGGCTCGAAGCTGAAGGTCGCAGTGCTCGCCACCGGCGTCGTGGACGAGTTGCCGCAGGTCGAGGGTCTTGCGCAGCGCTGGGGGCAAAGCGTCTTCCACTGCCCGTACTGCCACGGCTACGAATTGCACAATGGCCGCATCGGCGTGCTTGCGGTCGGCCCCGTCTCACATCATCATGCGATGATGCTGCCGGACTGGGGGCAGGTCACGCTGTTCACCAACGGCCTGTTTGTTCCCGACCAGGCCCAGACCGCCGCGTTGTCGGCGCGGGGCGTCGTCATCGAAGCGGAACGCGTCGTGCGCATCGTGGATACCGCAACCATCGAGCTTGCCGATGGGAGGCTGCTACCATTCGACGGCTTGTTCGCGTCCAGCCGCACTCGCGCGGCAAGTCCTGTCGCCGAACAACTGGGTTGCGCATTCGACGAGGGAGCGGTCGGTCCGTTCATTCGCACAGACGCATCGAAGGAAACGACAGTGGCGGGCGTCTTCGCCTGTGGAGACGTCGCACGGGCAACCGGCAGTGTGGCGATGGCGGTCGGTGACGGCGCCCAGGCTGGAATCGCAGCACATCGGTCCTTGATCTTCGCTGACGGCTGA
- a CDS encoding tetratricopeptide repeat protein codes for MSADEYHRAVPQLQHAASMDPTFFFAPYYLGLAYSLQGRYEAAIGEFRKAEQIEPNAQVAGQLGFLYGVTGRRNQAVARLRRLEARSQKDYVSPYLISLVHAGLDEQDLALGWFARAIRERSASLLWPGAKLISRHLRVGTRLARLLDASGIPR; via the coding sequence ATGTCGGCCGACGAGTACCATCGCGCGGTCCCGCAGCTGCAGCATGCGGCCAGCATGGATCCGACGTTCTTCTTTGCCCCGTACTATCTCGGCTTGGCCTACAGCCTGCAGGGTCGCTACGAAGCCGCGATCGGCGAGTTCCGGAAAGCGGAGCAGATTGAGCCAAACGCCCAGGTGGCCGGGCAGCTCGGCTTCCTCTATGGCGTCACCGGCCGGCGGAACCAGGCAGTGGCGCGCCTGCGCCGCCTCGAGGCGCGGTCGCAGAAGGACTATGTGTCACCGTATCTCATCTCGCTGGTTCATGCCGGTCTCGACGAACAGGACCTGGCACTCGGCTGGTTCGCTCGCGCCATCCGCGAACGATCGGCCTCGCTGCTCTGGCCGGGCGCCAAGCTGATCAGCCGGCACCTGCGGGTCGGCACGCGACTGGCGCGCCTCCTCGATGCTTCAGGCATCCCGCGCTGA
- the rocD gene encoding ornithine--oxo-acid transaminase: MTPHELIDMEQRHGAHNYLPLDVVLHRGEGVWLYDVEGRRYLDCLSAYSAVNQGHCHPEILEACRDQAQRLTLTSRAFRNDQLPWLCKELTELAGMERVLFMNSGAEAVETAVKVARRWGYTVKGIAKDRAEIIVCRQNFHGRTTTTVSLSTEEAYRRDFGPLTPGFRAIPFGDAAALAEAITADTCAFLVEPIQGEAGVLIPPQGYLTAVREICSERNVLWIADEIQSGLGRAGALFACLHDAVMPDVLVLGKALSGGFYPVSAVLASAPILDVLKPGDHGSTFGGNPLACAIARAAIRVIQHERLAERSEELGTYFLEQLRRALSGPLVREIRGRGLWIGVELTEPARSYCEALVAEGILCKETHEDVIRLAPPLVITKQEIDWAVARLARVLGGAPARRVVASARDA; the protein is encoded by the coding sequence ATGACACCGCACGAGCTCATCGACATGGAGCAGCGACATGGTGCGCACAACTACCTGCCACTCGATGTCGTCCTCCACCGCGGCGAAGGGGTCTGGCTCTACGACGTCGAGGGCCGGCGCTATCTCGATTGCCTGTCGGCATACTCGGCGGTGAATCAAGGCCATTGCCATCCGGAGATCCTCGAGGCTTGTCGCGACCAGGCGCAGCGGTTGACGCTCACCTCGCGCGCGTTCCGCAATGATCAGCTCCCGTGGCTCTGCAAGGAGCTCACCGAGCTCGCGGGCATGGAGCGCGTGCTGTTCATGAACTCCGGTGCCGAGGCCGTTGAAACGGCCGTCAAGGTTGCGCGGCGCTGGGGATACACGGTCAAGGGCATTGCCAAAGACCGCGCTGAGATCATCGTCTGCCGCCAGAACTTTCACGGGCGGACGACGACAACGGTGAGCTTGTCGACAGAGGAGGCGTATCGGCGTGACTTCGGTCCGCTCACGCCCGGTTTCCGGGCGATTCCTTTCGGCGACGCCGCAGCGCTTGCTGAGGCGATCACGGCCGACACCTGTGCGTTTCTCGTCGAGCCGATCCAGGGCGAGGCGGGCGTCCTCATACCGCCGCAAGGGTACTTGACCGCCGTTCGCGAAATCTGCTCCGAGCGTAACGTGCTCTGGATTGCCGACGAGATCCAATCGGGGCTGGGCCGCGCGGGTGCTTTGTTCGCCTGCCTGCATGACGCCGTCATGCCCGATGTGCTCGTTCTCGGCAAAGCGCTGTCCGGCGGCTTCTACCCCGTGTCGGCGGTGCTCGCCTCGGCGCCGATTCTCGACGTGCTGAAGCCAGGCGACCATGGCAGCACGTTCGGTGGCAACCCACTTGCCTGCGCCATCGCGCGTGCGGCGATCCGGGTCATTCAACACGAACGGCTCGCGGAGCGTTCCGAGGAGCTAGGTACGTACTTCCTCGAGCAGCTGAGAAGGGCGTTGAGCGGACCGCTCGTCCGGGAGATCCGTGGTCGCGGGCTCTGGATTGGCGTCGAGTTGACCGAGCCCGCTCGGTCCTATTGTGAGGCGCTGGTCGCCGAGGGCATTCTCTGCAAAGAGACGCACGAGGATGTGATTCGGCTCGCGCCACCACTGGTCATCACCAAACAGGAGATCGACTGGGCCGTGGCACGACTGGCGCGGGTGCTCGGTGGGGCTCCCGCTCGACGCGTGGTGGCATCAGCGCGGGATGCCTGA
- a CDS encoding amidohydrolase family protein has protein sequence MGARIRRRPARCPARGPRGVRRGARAQDPGARYDLVLSLEDAIRRMTSFPAQRLGLRDRGLLRPGQMADIAVFDPATIVDHSTFSDPHQLAEGMRYVLVNGVLVVDGGRHTGARPGRALRGPGQAVAGSTP, from the coding sequence GTGGGTGCTCGCATCCGCCGCCGCCCTGCTCGGTGCCCTGCTCGGGGGCCGCGAGGCGTGCGGCGTGGCGCGCGCGCGCAGGATCCGGGTGCCCGCTACGACCTCGTGCTCAGCCTGGAAGACGCCATCCGGCGCATGACGTCGTTCCCGGCCCAGCGACTCGGCCTCCGCGATCGGGGGCTCCTGCGTCCGGGCCAGATGGCGGATATCGCCGTCTTCGATCCGGCCACCATCGTCGACCACTCCACGTTCAGCGATCCGCACCAGCTTGCCGAAGGCATGCGATATGTCCTGGTCAACGGCGTGCTCGTCGTGGACGGCGGCCGGCACACGGGCGCCCGGCCGGGACGTGCGCTCCGCGGCCCCGGCCAGGCGGTTGCCGGCTCGACCCCCTGA
- the menC gene encoding o-succinylbenzoate synthase, with protein sequence MPTERTYEPRGRLLPATREPLALEGIEIRLVRLPLVEPFETSNERLESRLVVLVAMRADGLVGWGEIVAGEAPAYSYETVETARHVIRDFLAPAALAKPVTGLQDLAGRFAHVAGHNMAKAGLELAYTHLAAQRERVSLAVALAGERNRVPVGVSLGIQPRLPDLLDRVERHLALGYQRIKLKIKPSWDVDIVREVRRQYPDILLSVDANAAYSLADVDHLRRLDEFGLLMIEQPFERDDLVDHAALQAHLSTSICLDESVVGVRSARQALQLGACRIINIKVGRVGGYAQALAIHDLCLSRGVPVWCGGMLESGIGRAHNLALASLPGFVLPGDISASARYFARDVIVPAVEVASDGTIAVPSGVGLGFDIDVEYIARQTVTIERIDRTTR encoded by the coding sequence ATGCCGACGGAACGAACGTACGAGCCACGTGGCCGCCTGCTGCCTGCGACGCGGGAGCCGCTCGCGCTCGAAGGCATCGAGATCCGCCTGGTGCGGCTGCCGTTGGTCGAGCCCTTCGAGACAAGCAACGAGCGTCTCGAGTCGCGCCTGGTCGTGCTCGTCGCGATGAGGGCGGACGGCCTGGTCGGCTGGGGTGAGATCGTCGCCGGCGAAGCGCCCGCGTACAGCTATGAGACCGTGGAAACGGCTCGGCACGTCATCCGCGACTTTCTCGCCCCTGCGGCCCTCGCCAAGCCGGTGACCGGTCTCCAGGATCTCGCGGGACGCTTCGCGCATGTCGCAGGTCATAACATGGCCAAAGCGGGGCTGGAACTGGCGTACACGCACCTGGCGGCGCAGCGAGAGCGCGTCTCCCTGGCGGTTGCGCTCGCCGGCGAGCGCAACCGCGTGCCCGTCGGCGTGAGCCTCGGCATCCAGCCGCGCCTACCGGATCTGCTCGACCGCGTCGAACGGCATCTCGCGCTCGGCTACCAGCGGATCAAGCTCAAGATCAAGCCAAGCTGGGACGTCGACATCGTCCGCGAGGTGCGGCGGCAATATCCGGACATCCTCTTGTCCGTGGATGCGAACGCTGCGTACTCACTGGCCGACGTCGACCATCTCCGGCGGCTCGATGAGTTCGGCCTGCTGATGATCGAGCAGCCCTTTGAGCGCGACGATCTCGTGGATCACGCGGCGCTGCAGGCGCATCTGTCCACGTCGATCTGCCTGGACGAGAGCGTCGTGGGTGTGCGAAGCGCGCGGCAGGCCCTGCAGCTCGGCGCGTGCCGCATCATCAACATCAAGGTGGGGCGCGTGGGCGGTTATGCTCAAGCGCTGGCAATCCATGATCTCTGTCTGTCCCGGGGCGTGCCCGTCTGGTGCGGCGGTATGCTCGAATCCGGTATCGGCCGCGCCCATAACCTCGCGCTGGCCAGCCTGCCGGGGTTCGTGCTGCCGGGCGACATCTCGGCCAGTGCGCGCTACTTCGCACGCGACGTGATCGTGCCGGCCGTCGAGGTGGCGTCGGACGGCACGATCGCGGTTCCATCCGGCGTGGGGCTTGGCTTCGACATCGATGTCGAGTACATCGCGCGGCAGACCGTGACGATCGAGCGAATCGATCGGACGACTCGCTGA
- a CDS encoding LysE family translocator, with amino-acid sequence MDVSSLLIFAGALVVAAGSPGPSVAALVARVLAKGYRDVLPFLAAMWLGEALWLSFAVFGLAVVAQTFHLLFLAVKYLGPAYLFYLAWKMWFAPVAVKDDALPRERSAGTLFIAGMTVTLGNPKIMLFYVALLPTIIDLTHVTALGWTELTVTMLAVLVVVDMTWVMLAVQARRFLRSARAMRAANRTSASVMAGAAAAIAVR; translated from the coding sequence ATGGACGTATCGTCGCTGTTGATCTTTGCCGGAGCGCTGGTTGTCGCCGCCGGGTCGCCAGGCCCGAGCGTCGCGGCGCTGGTCGCGCGCGTGCTTGCCAAGGGCTATCGCGACGTGCTGCCGTTTCTGGCGGCGATGTGGCTCGGTGAGGCGCTCTGGCTGTCGTTCGCCGTGTTCGGGCTTGCGGTCGTCGCCCAGACCTTCCACCTTCTATTTCTCGCCGTCAAGTATCTGGGTCCCGCCTATCTGTTCTATCTTGCTTGGAAGATGTGGTTCGCGCCGGTCGCGGTGAAGGATGACGCGCTGCCGCGCGAGAGATCGGCGGGAACGCTGTTCATCGCGGGCATGACCGTCACGCTCGGCAATCCCAAGATCATGCTGTTCTACGTGGCGCTGCTGCCGACGATCATCGATCTGACCCATGTGACGGCCCTCGGTTGGACGGAGCTGACGGTGACGATGTTGGCCGTGCTAGTGGTTGTCGACATGACATGGGTCATGTTGGCAGTGCAGGCGCGGCGGTTTCTCAGGAGTGCGCGAGCCATGCGCGCCGCCAATCGCACCAGCGCTTCTGTGATGGCGGGTGCGGCGGCTGCGATCGCCGTCCGCTAA
- a CDS encoding methyltransferase domain-containing protein yields the protein MFRVGSSPSAWIADRHPLRARYDWPVSAGVSTEVRTQFGEIDIYLFDQVLRGRFDSRRRVLDAGCGAGRNLSFFLRHGFDVRAVDADAAAIRSVRQLVASLNPAIPPEQIHQGSLEALPWEDDSTDAVISSAVLHFARDEREFGAMIQEMWRVLAPGGLFFARLATSIGLERHLPSATGRMRLPDGSERFVTDEQTLLNWTSTLGGTLADPLKTTNVQNVRCMTTWVLEK from the coding sequence ATGTTTCGTGTAGGTTCCTCGCCGAGTGCTTGGATCGCTGATCGTCATCCCTTGCGGGCGCGGTATGATTGGCCGGTGTCCGCCGGCGTGTCCACCGAAGTCCGAACGCAGTTCGGAGAGATCGACATCTACCTCTTCGATCAAGTCCTTCGCGGCCGATTTGATTCTCGCCGGCGTGTCCTCGATGCGGGCTGCGGTGCCGGGCGCAATCTTTCCTTCTTTCTGCGTCACGGCTTCGACGTGCGCGCCGTGGATGCCGATGCCGCCGCGATTCGTTCGGTGCGTCAGCTCGTGGCCTCATTGAATCCAGCGATTCCACCCGAGCAGATTCACCAGGGGTCGCTCGAGGCGCTTCCCTGGGAAGACGACTCGACAGATGCGGTCATCAGCAGTGCCGTTCTCCACTTCGCCCGCGACGAGAGGGAGTTCGGGGCGATGATTCAGGAAATGTGGCGCGTGCTGGCGCCCGGCGGCCTCTTCTTCGCGCGTCTCGCGACCAGCATCGGCCTGGAACGTCACCTTCCGTCGGCGACAGGTCGCATGCGGTTGCCCGACGGCTCGGAGCGCTTCGTGACCGACGAGCAGACTCTTCTGAACTGGACGTCGACGCTGGGCGGAACGCTTGCCGATCCCCTGAAGACGACAAACGTGCAGAACGTGAGGTGTATGACGACGTGGGTGCTGGAGAAGTAA